The following coding sequences are from one Nilaparvata lugens isolate BPH chromosome 6, ASM1435652v1, whole genome shotgun sequence window:
- the LOC120351777 gene encoding LOW QUALITY PROTEIN: charged multivesicular body protein 2b-like (The sequence of the model RefSeq protein was modified relative to this genomic sequence to represent the inferred CDS: deleted 1 base in 1 codon), with protein sequence MDFLFGKKVTPKEQQRENDRALRKVGRDIERDRQQLEREEKKIEMEIKKLVKEGNKEGYTILAKQLVQLRKQKNRTFAAGSKVQNIGVKNKAMGANMKLAEAMSTTAKTMQNMNDIMKPEKMAADMSNFSKAAMKMDMTEEMINDTLDDILDEDGLEEESDHVVQQVLDEIGIEISGKVSEAPSAIKDRIGAPSKSRVPTDEEIEAQLAKLRAL encoded by the exons ATGGACTTTCTTTTCGGTAAAAAGGTAACGCCAAAAG AACAACAACGTGAAAATGACCGAGCCCTTCGAAAAGTGGGAAGAGACATTGAAAGGGATCGTCAGCAGTTGGAAAGG GAGGAAAAGAAAATA gaaatggaaataaaaaaacTAGTCAAAGAAGGTAACAAAGAGGGATACACAATTCTAGCCAAACAACTAGTTCAGTTGAGGAAGCAGAAAAACAGGACGTTTGCAGCTGGCAGCAAG GTGCAAAATATTGGCGTAAAGAACAAAGCAATGGGAGCAAACATGAAACTGGCAGAAGCGATGTCAACTACGGCGAAAACCATGCAAAACATGAACGACATCATGAAACCTGAAAAAATGGCAGCTGATATGTCCAACTTCTCTAAAGCAGCCATGAAAATGGACATGACTGAGGAAATGA TCAACGATACGCTAGATGACATTCTAGACGAAGATGGTCTTGAAGAGGAAAGTGATCACGTGGTTCAACAAGTCTTGGATGAAATCGGAATAGAAATTTCTGGAAAG GTCAGCGAAGCTCCTTCCGCCATCAAAGACAGGATTGGAGCACCCTCCAAATCACGAGTTCCCACAGACGAAGAAATCGAAGCTCAGCTTGCTAAACTGAGAGCCTTATAG